The following coding sequences are from one Selenomonas sputigena ATCC 35185 window:
- the fabZ gene encoding 3-hydroxyacyl-ACP dehydratase FabZ produces the protein MILDINEIQKILPHRPPMLLVDRIIELVPFESATGIKCVTMMEDFFRGHFPGSPIMPGVLLLEAMAQVGGITMLYPEENRGKLALFGGMEGVKFKKPVVPGDQLVTKAKITKVHGDFGKLHADGYVDGVLVAKADFTFALQRAENLS, from the coding sequence ATGATTTTGGACATCAATGAAATTCAGAAGATCCTGCCGCATCGCCCTCCGATGCTTCTTGTCGACCGCATCATCGAGCTCGTGCCGTTTGAGTCGGCGACGGGCATCAAGTGTGTGACGATGATGGAGGACTTCTTCCGCGGTCATTTCCCCGGCTCGCCGATCATGCCCGGCGTGCTCCTTCTGGAGGCCATGGCACAGGTCGGCGGCATCACGATGCTCTATCCCGAGGAGAACCGCGGCAAGCTCGCGCTCTTCGGCGGCATGGAGGGTGTGAAGTTCAAGAAGCCCGTCGTGCCCGGCGATCAGCTCGTGACGAAGGCGAAGATCACGAAGGTGCACGGCGATTTTGGCAAGCTTCATGCCGACGGCTACGTCGACGGCGTGCTCGTCGCCAAGGCGGACTTCACCTTCGCCCTGCAAAGAGCTGAAAATCTCTCTTAA
- a CDS encoding LpxI family protein gives MEKIGLLAGVGRLPVVCAQAAKALGIEVSAVSLLAGTDKELAEVASDHRAINVAQLGAIIDYLKERGVTKVTLLGKVTKELLFAGSHEQPDMRMMQLLMSLPDKKDDTIMLAFVKELAKEGLEAFDQTALLKTLMPPAGTLTKREPTAEERADMEMALAMAKEIGRLDIGQTAVVKAKAVMALEAIEGTDACIRRGGELSGGGAAVGKAAKPQQDMRFDVPAIGTATIESMIAAGAKALAIEAGRVLVVDQAKVAALADENGITIAAI, from the coding sequence TTGGAAAAGATCGGTCTTTTGGCCGGCGTGGGGCGATTGCCCGTCGTCTGCGCACAGGCGGCGAAGGCGCTCGGCATTGAGGTCAGCGCCGTTTCGCTTCTCGCGGGCACGGATAAAGAACTTGCGGAAGTCGCTTCCGATCATCGCGCGATCAACGTCGCACAGCTCGGCGCGATCATCGACTACCTCAAGGAGCGCGGCGTGACGAAGGTGACGCTTCTCGGCAAGGTTACGAAGGAGCTTCTCTTCGCGGGCAGCCACGAGCAGCCCGACATGCGCATGATGCAGCTCCTGATGTCGCTGCCCGACAAGAAGGATGACACGATCATGCTCGCCTTCGTCAAGGAGCTTGCGAAGGAAGGTTTGGAAGCCTTCGATCAGACGGCTCTCTTAAAGACGCTGATGCCGCCTGCGGGCACGCTGACGAAGCGTGAACCTACCGCAGAGGAACGCGCCGATATGGAAATGGCGCTCGCCATGGCGAAGGAGATCGGCCGGCTCGACATCGGGCAGACCGCCGTCGTCAAGGCGAAGGCGGTCATGGCGCTCGAAGCGATCGAGGGGACGGACGCCTGCATAAGGCGCGGCGGGGAGCTTTCGGGCGGCGGCGCTGCCGTCGGCAAGGCGGCGAAGCCCCAGCAGGACATGCGCTTCGATGTGCCGGCGATCGGCACGGCGACGATCGAGTCGATGATCGCCGCCGGGGCGAAAGCTCTCGCCATCGAGGCGGGCAGGGTGCTCGTCGTCGATCAGGCGAAGGTCGCGGCGCTCGCTGACGAAAACGGCATAACGATCGCGGCGATTTGA
- the lpxC gene encoding UDP-3-O-acyl-N-acetylglucosamine deacetylase — MSFQTTIARRVDYDGVGLHSGVLVHLSLLPAPVDAGIVFVRKDVAGEPRIRATAPHVTSTVRATTLSEGGVRVFTVEHLMSALAAFGIDNCLVELDAEEPPVADGSSLVFFSLLKEAGKVQQEKERQEIVIDRVYRIDDGERFLVAVPYGGGLRVSFTSLNEHALVGTQYRDFLVSEDAYEKEIAPARTIAYEGEVEALKKAGLGLGGTLENVIVYNDERWLNELRFPDELVRHKILDLIGDLRLAGFVRGHILAVKSGHALNAQLAKAICTSLA; from the coding sequence TTGTCCTTTCAGACGACGATTGCCCGGCGCGTTGATTACGACGGCGTGGGGCTTCATTCCGGCGTCCTCGTGCATCTCTCGCTCCTGCCGGCGCCCGTCGATGCGGGAATCGTCTTCGTGCGCAAGGATGTTGCGGGCGAGCCGAGGATTCGCGCGACCGCGCCGCATGTGACGTCGACGGTGCGCGCGACGACGCTCTCTGAGGGCGGCGTGCGCGTCTTCACGGTCGAGCATCTGATGAGCGCGCTCGCGGCGTTCGGCATCGACAACTGCTTGGTCGAGCTCGACGCCGAGGAGCCTCCCGTCGCCGATGGCTCCTCGCTCGTCTTTTTCTCCCTTTTGAAAGAAGCGGGGAAGGTGCAGCAGGAAAAGGAGCGGCAGGAAATCGTCATCGACCGCGTCTACCGCATCGACGACGGCGAACGCTTCCTCGTTGCCGTTCCCTATGGCGGCGGTCTGCGCGTGAGCTTTACGTCGCTCAACGAGCACGCGCTCGTCGGCACGCAGTATCGGGATTTCCTCGTGAGCGAGGACGCTTACGAGAAGGAGATCGCCCCGGCGCGTACGATTGCTTATGAAGGCGAGGTCGAGGCGCTGAAGAAAGCGGGACTCGGACTCGGCGGCACGCTTGAAAACGTCATTGTCTACAACGATGAGCGCTGGCTCAACGAGCTGCGTTTCCCCGACGAGCTTGTCCGCCACAAGATTCTCGATCTCATCGGTGATCTGCGTCTCGCGGGCTTCGTGCGCGGGCATATTCTCGCCGTGAAGTCGGGGCATGCCCTGAACGCGCAGCTCGCGAAGGCGATTTGCACCTCTCTGGCATGA
- a CDS encoding deoxycytidylate deaminase produces the protein MIISWDEYFMGIALFSKYRSKDPHTQVGACIVNEDKHIVGVGYNGMPNGCSDAEFPWGSTGEFGDKKYAYVVHAELNAILNASTSLKGCRIYTSLFPCNECCKAIIQSGIKEVIYLSDKYAATDSTRASKRMFAAAGVHYRRLETDIEELPVNFVLPKGEREG, from the coding sequence ATGATCATATCGTGGGATGAATACTTCATGGGCATCGCCCTTTTTTCCAAGTACCGCAGCAAGGATCCGCACACGCAGGTCGGCGCCTGCATTGTCAACGAGGATAAACACATCGTCGGCGTCGGTTACAACGGCATGCCCAACGGCTGCTCCGATGCGGAGTTCCCGTGGGGCAGCACGGGCGAGTTCGGCGACAAGAAGTACGCCTATGTCGTGCATGCCGAACTGAATGCCATATTGAACGCGAGCACATCCTTGAAGGGCTGCCGCATCTACACGTCGCTCTTTCCGTGCAACGAGTGCTGCAAGGCGATCATTCAAAGCGGCATCAAGGAGGTCATCTACCTGTCGGACAAGTACGCGGCGACCGACAGCACGCGCGCTTCGAAGCGCATGTTCGCCGCCGCCGGCGTCCACTATCGGCGTCTGGAAACGGACATCGAAGAGCTGCCTGTGAATTTTGTGCTGCCAAAAGGCGAGCGGGAAGGATGA
- the msbA gene encoding lipid A export permease/ATP-binding protein MsbA: MKNYIRLMNYIRPYVKHLAFAIVCIVLAAAANLYVPWIIKDMIDKVLMERDMAMLNLIAVGIVVVFFFRGIFYYGQSYLVSFVGQRVVIDIREALFEKFQRMPLAYFDRHQTGEIMSYVTNDVQALQNALVDKLIELVTESSVLVGSIVLMFYLDWKLTLITLITVPLVGQAMNIFGKKLKKSGIVIQERLADINSLLQESISAVRVVKSFVRERHEIARFHRQNELNFQAEMKNVQLTSLLTPTVEFLAAITVTFILWIGGYEVVQGDLTAGALVAFLTYAVNLANPVKRISRIYGTVQRAMAAADRVFDVIDMEETIHDKEGAVPLPEIEGRVAVKDVSFSYKEGAPALSHVSLEASPGQLIAFVGPSGAGKSTIANLIPRFYEVNEGVIEIDGHDVRDVTLDSLREQIGIVPQETMLFSSSVRENIRYGRLDATDKEIEEAARAANAEEFILQLPQGYETKIGERGLNLSGGQRQRIAIARAILKNPRILILDEATSALDTESEKIVQAALDKLMVGRTSFAIAHRLSTIFNADCIYVIDGGRIVEQGTHAELLAAGGLYSTLYNIQFRGEGEGEKKGEGSLQPAT; the protein is encoded by the coding sequence ATGAAGAACTACATCCGTTTGATGAACTACATACGGCCCTATGTGAAGCATCTGGCGTTTGCCATCGTCTGCATCGTGCTTGCGGCGGCAGCGAACCTTTATGTGCCGTGGATCATCAAGGACATGATAGACAAGGTGCTCATGGAGCGCGACATGGCGATGCTCAACCTCATCGCGGTCGGTATCGTCGTCGTCTTTTTCTTCCGCGGCATATTCTACTATGGGCAGAGCTACCTCGTTTCTTTCGTTGGGCAGCGCGTCGTCATCGACATCCGCGAGGCGCTCTTCGAGAAGTTCCAGCGCATGCCGCTCGCCTACTTCGACCGCCATCAGACGGGGGAGATCATGAGCTACGTGACGAACGACGTGCAGGCATTGCAGAATGCTCTCGTTGACAAGCTCATCGAGCTTGTGACGGAAAGCTCCGTGCTTGTCGGCTCCATCGTGCTCATGTTCTATCTCGACTGGAAGCTTACGCTGATCACGCTCATCACCGTGCCGCTCGTCGGACAGGCGATGAATATTTTCGGCAAAAAGCTCAAGAAGTCGGGCATCGTCATCCAGGAAAGGCTTGCCGACATCAACTCGCTGCTGCAGGAAAGCATCTCTGCCGTGCGCGTCGTCAAGTCCTTCGTGCGAGAACGCCATGAGATCGCACGTTTCCATAGGCAGAACGAATTAAATTTCCAAGCCGAGATGAAGAACGTGCAGCTCACGAGCCTCCTGACACCGACCGTGGAGTTCCTCGCGGCGATCACGGTCACCTTTATCTTGTGGATCGGCGGCTACGAGGTCGTGCAAGGTGATCTGACGGCAGGCGCTCTCGTTGCGTTTCTGACGTATGCCGTGAATCTCGCGAACCCTGTCAAGCGCATCAGCCGCATCTACGGCACCGTGCAGCGTGCGATGGCGGCGGCCGATCGCGTCTTTGACGTGATCGACATGGAAGAGACGATTCATGACAAGGAAGGGGCCGTTCCGCTGCCCGAAATTGAAGGACGCGTCGCCGTCAAGGACGTGTCCTTTTCCTACAAGGAGGGCGCTCCCGCACTCTCGCATGTGTCGCTTGAGGCGAGCCCCGGACAGCTCATCGCCTTCGTCGGCCCTTCGGGCGCGGGCAAGTCGACGATCGCGAATCTCATCCCGCGTTTCTACGAGGTGAACGAAGGCGTGATCGAGATCGACGGTCACGACGTGCGCGACGTGACACTCGACTCCTTGCGCGAGCAGATCGGCATCGTGCCGCAGGAAACGATGCTCTTTTCGAGCAGTGTGCGCGAAAACATCCGCTATGGCAGGCTCGACGCGACGGACAAGGAAATAGAGGAGGCGGCGCGTGCGGCGAACGCCGAGGAATTCATTCTGCAGCTTCCCCAAGGCTATGAAACGAAGATCGGTGAACGCGGCTTGAATCTTTCGGGCGGCCAGCGTCAGCGCATCGCGATCGCACGCGCCATCCTGAAGAATCCGCGCATCCTGATCCTCGACGAGGCGACGTCGGCGCTCGATACGGAGAGTGAGAAGATTGTGCAGGCGGCGCTCGACAAGCTCATGGTGGGCAGGACGTCCTTTGCCATCGCGCACCGGCTGTCGACGATCTTCAACGCCGACTGCATCTACGTCATCGACGGCGGGCGCATCGTCGAGCAGGGAACGCATGCGGAACTTCTGGCGGCGGGCGGGCTTTACAGCACGCTCTACAATATCCAGTTCCGAGGCGAGGGAGAGGGCGAGAAGAAGGGCGAAGGATCTTTGCAGCCCGCTACATGA
- a CDS encoding methyl-accepting chemotaxis protein, whose protein sequence is MQNDKKKSFLSRFFQSKDDAARLRRGVVLFAVFFLAAFLALGYRAYDSARTSNATIWKEKVDADMRGILLLIDSTHPGDWTVQDGRIYKGGRLLNDNGSFVDHLKEVTGSDVALFVGEQCASSTYETSGKRLVGQKADAAVTRIVLTGCTPYLGRSDFGGGRPIGSYRTLFDADGEAVGMIFVGVPESEEERSLGALTNSMTLAGLLLLLLVLTGLGLLLAYAGRIALPLQGQKEEEQASLPEVSDVPAGEALAAQELGTPRRDAAFEAVPSEMLSRMGAFCTKLLAGAQEQAQAMESALAQAGALKERAEKAASVLAEAADGMDEDASDEAQKEAEEVRRQFGENRRAAHDAAERTNALAKELKAADEMARDLGKRAAAIGDTLAEVAELASQTNLLAFNAAVEAARAGDAGRRFAAVADEVRRLSEDAGKLSTNAAELLTALAGDVSKAAEAIEAGGRGARESRTALRALADTAARLEEAARRTAGRGSGTARFLPALAEARALHEKMAQDAGKLLAIKEGEEAKIAELHAAADGLRTLLGTVLPTLEAVGGTDGTSEAGEAIDAATADGAAESSEMRGEEKP, encoded by the coding sequence ATGCAGAACGATAAGAAAAAAAGCTTCCTTTCCCGATTCTTTCAGAGCAAGGATGACGCAGCGCGACTGAGGCGCGGCGTCGTCCTTTTTGCGGTCTTTTTCCTCGCAGCGTTCCTCGCGCTCGGCTATCGCGCCTACGACAGCGCACGCACGTCGAACGCGACGATATGGAAGGAGAAGGTCGATGCTGACATGCGCGGCATTCTCTTGCTGATCGATTCGACGCATCCCGGCGATTGGACGGTGCAGGACGGACGCATCTACAAGGGAGGCAGACTGCTCAACGATAATGGCAGTTTCGTCGATCACTTGAAAGAGGTTACGGGATCGGACGTCGCGCTCTTCGTCGGCGAACAGTGCGCATCCTCGACGTACGAGACGAGCGGCAAGAGGCTCGTCGGGCAGAAGGCGGACGCCGCCGTCACGAGGATCGTGCTCACGGGCTGCACGCCGTATCTCGGCCGCTCCGATTTCGGCGGCGGGCGACCCATCGGCTCGTATCGTACGCTCTTCGATGCGGACGGCGAGGCGGTCGGCATGATCTTCGTCGGCGTGCCCGAGTCGGAGGAGGAACGCTCGCTCGGCGCACTGACAAACTCCATGACCCTGGCGGGGCTGCTGCTGCTCTTGCTCGTGCTCACGGGATTGGGGCTTCTGCTCGCTTATGCCGGGCGCATCGCACTCCCGCTGCAGGGGCAGAAAGAAGAGGAACAGGCTTCTTTGCCCGAGGTCTCGGATGTTCCTGCAGGTGAAGCGCTTGCCGCGCAGGAATTGGGGACGCCTCGAAGAGATGCAGCGTTCGAGGCCGTGCCGTCGGAGATGCTTTCGCGCATGGGCGCCTTTTGCACGAAACTTCTCGCGGGGGCGCAGGAACAGGCGCAGGCGATGGAGTCGGCTCTCGCACAAGCGGGGGCATTGAAGGAGCGGGCGGAGAAAGCGGCTTCGGTGCTCGCCGAAGCCGCGGACGGCATGGACGAAGATGCGTCGGACGAAGCGCAGAAAGAAGCCGAAGAAGTGCGCCGTCAATTTGGCGAGAACCGGAGGGCGGCGCACGATGCGGCAGAGCGCACGAACGCGCTCGCGAAGGAGTTGAAGGCGGCGGACGAAATGGCGCGCGATCTGGGAAAACGTGCGGCGGCGATCGGCGATACGCTCGCCGAGGTCGCGGAGCTTGCGAGCCAGACGAACCTCCTCGCGTTCAACGCGGCGGTCGAGGCGGCGCGTGCGGGCGATGCGGGCAGGCGCTTCGCCGCTGTCGCCGACGAGGTGCGCCGCCTGTCGGAGGATGCGGGCAAGCTTTCCACAAATGCGGCAGAGCTTCTGACGGCGCTCGCCGGCGACGTCTCCAAGGCGGCCGAGGCCATCGAGGCGGGCGGCCGAGGTGCACGGGAGAGCCGCACGGCGCTTCGTGCGCTTGCCGATACGGCGGCGCGTCTGGAGGAGGCGGCAAGGCGCACGGCAGGACGCGGAAGCGGGACGGCAAGATTCCTGCCGGCGCTCGCCGAGGCGCGTGCGCTGCACGAGAAGATGGCGCAGGATGCGGGGAAACTCCTCGCAATCAAGGAGGGTGAGGAAGCGAAGATCGCCGAACTGCACGCCGCTGCGGACGGCCTGCGCACCCTTCTGGGCACGGTTCTGCCGACGCTTGAAGCGGTGGGCGGCACAGACGGAACGTCTGAAGCGGGGGAAGCGATCGACGCGGCTACCGCAGACGGCGCGGCGGAATCGTCTGAGATGCGAGGGGAGGAAAAGCCATGA
- the lpxA gene encoding acyl-ACP--UDP-N-acetylglucosamine O-acyltransferase — protein MMDSKVVAYIHETAVVSPRAHVAKGVEIGPYAVIEENVTLAENVKVGAHAVIGANVSIGEGTRIEPHAVINSWTSIGKDSHIFQFASVGAEPQDLKFKGEKSYTIIGDRTTIREYSSIHRATGEGEETRIGSDSLLMACTHVAHNCVVGNHVIMSNAAMIAGHAIVEDRAVLGGMCGIHQFVKIGRNVMIGGMSKIVQDCVPYTIVDGHPARVVGLNSVGIARAGIAVEARRNIKRAYKILFRSGLSLAQAIAVIEQEVETSEEVEHFLRFLRNVDRGICRERRENE, from the coding sequence ATGATGGACAGCAAAGTGGTGGCATATATCCACGAAACGGCGGTCGTAAGCCCTCGCGCCCATGTGGCGAAGGGCGTGGAGATCGGACCGTATGCTGTGATTGAAGAGAATGTGACGCTCGCCGAGAATGTCAAGGTCGGTGCGCACGCCGTCATCGGTGCGAACGTCTCGATCGGCGAGGGCACGCGCATTGAGCCGCATGCCGTCATCAACAGTTGGACGAGCATCGGCAAAGACAGCCATATCTTCCAGTTCGCTTCGGTCGGCGCGGAGCCGCAGGACTTGAAATTCAAGGGCGAGAAGAGCTATACGATCATCGGCGACCGCACGACGATCCGCGAGTATTCGAGCATCCACCGTGCGACGGGCGAGGGCGAGGAGACGCGCATCGGCAGCGACAGCCTGCTCATGGCTTGCACGCATGTCGCGCACAACTGCGTCGTCGGCAATCACGTCATCATGTCGAACGCGGCGATGATCGCAGGCCATGCCATCGTCGAGGATCGCGCGGTCTTGGGCGGCATGTGCGGCATCCATCAGTTCGTGAAGATCGGCCGCAACGTCATGATCGGCGGCATGTCGAAGATCGTGCAGGACTGCGTGCCCTACACGATCGTCGACGGTCATCCGGCGCGCGTCGTCGGACTCAACAGCGTCGGAATCGCGCGTGCGGGCATCGCGGTTGAGGCGCGGCGAAATATCAAGCGCGCCTACAAGATCCTCTTCCGCTCGGGCTTGAGCCTCGCACAGGCGATCGCCGTCATCGAGCAGGAGGTCGAGACGTCCGAAGAGGTTGAACATTTCCTGCGCTTCCTGCGCAACGTGGATCGCGGCATCTGCCGCGAGCGCCGCGAGAACGAATAG
- the lpxK gene encoding tetraacyldisaccharide 4'-kinase — protein MRLLYNLAAILAVILIIPVFLVRAVRERGFVERVRQSLGFFPEHALDKVAKKNCIWVHAASVGEIVAASPLIREFRKEFPKSPILVSVVTTAGYEMANRIIKDADSIIYFPLDLPWRAGSILRRIHPRVFMPVETELWPNFLRTAKKLKIPVMMVNGRISDKSVKRYKHLHSVLDDMISTVRKFAMQSPIDAEYIMRLGAPPELVTVTGNTKFDQTYTDVSLAEKEKLLREMGLCKGGGIFLAGSTHRGEETPVLDAFAALREKFPETRLIIAPRELLRTTEVAALCRHKGFSVARRTELLKEPSEGHDIVILDTIGELGRVYSIGDVIYVGGSLIAHGGHNILEPAAHGKAIVVGHNMFNFKDTHVLFTKRNACITVHDGEELSAAVCRLFEDEGERRRMERETLAIIGENKGASRKTAVILRSFLEDFEQGENAGKVRTTERVENFRTYVTDLMRRRHAEGLVLRSVMGLLYAFSVIYRQLVNLKLWGYKAGFFKRKRLSCYVISLGNITVGGTGKTPTAQYLAAAIRDMGYRVVILNRGYRAKWRGDVGIVSDGQKLYMDATEAGDEAFMLAKHLPEVPVLIGAERSLTGQYAIEHFGAEVAILDDGYQHWQLARDVDILLIDAVNVFGNGYMLPRGTLREPVSHIERADVCLLTKVDQAVGVSREHIKNTIRKYNEKALIMESIHQPRRFVDLKDWHRDIAGEGVDIKTLEGKRVMAVSAIGNPMSFEQTLFDIGAKIVESLRFPDHHEYTTKELQDVLDQAISLGAEAIVITEKDAVKIPLTIIEAKVPIPVFVICVEVTFQEGAKEFQDMLAAHLQERIAALQKGGEET, from the coding sequence ATGCGGTTACTCTACAATCTCGCGGCGATCCTCGCCGTCATCCTCATCATACCCGTGTTCCTCGTGCGTGCCGTGCGCGAGCGCGGCTTTGTCGAACGCGTGCGCCAGAGCCTCGGCTTCTTTCCTGAGCACGCGCTCGACAAGGTGGCGAAGAAGAACTGTATATGGGTTCATGCGGCATCCGTCGGCGAGATCGTCGCCGCCAGTCCCCTGATCCGCGAGTTCCGCAAGGAATTCCCGAAGAGTCCGATCCTCGTATCCGTCGTCACGACGGCGGGATACGAGATGGCGAACCGCATCATCAAGGATGCGGACAGCATCATCTACTTCCCGCTCGATCTGCCGTGGCGCGCCGGCAGCATCCTGCGCCGCATCCATCCGCGCGTCTTCATGCCCGTCGAGACAGAGCTTTGGCCGAACTTCCTGCGGACGGCGAAGAAGCTCAAGATTCCCGTCATGATGGTCAACGGGCGCATCAGCGACAAGAGCGTCAAGCGCTACAAGCATCTGCACAGCGTCCTTGACGACATGATCAGCACGGTTCGGAAGTTCGCCATGCAGTCGCCCATCGACGCCGAGTACATCATGCGCCTCGGCGCACCGCCCGAGCTTGTGACCGTCACGGGGAATACGAAATTCGATCAGACGTACACGGACGTGAGCCTCGCGGAGAAGGAAAAGCTCCTGCGTGAGATGGGGCTTTGCAAGGGCGGCGGCATCTTCCTCGCGGGCAGCACGCATCGAGGCGAGGAGACGCCCGTCCTCGATGCATTTGCCGCACTTCGGGAAAAGTTCCCCGAGACCAGGCTCATCATTGCGCCGAGGGAGCTTCTGCGCACGACGGAGGTCGCTGCGCTCTGCAGGCACAAGGGATTTTCCGTCGCACGCCGCACGGAACTTCTGAAAGAGCCGAGCGAAGGTCACGACATCGTGATCCTCGATACGATCGGCGAGCTCGGCAGAGTCTACAGCATCGGCGATGTCATCTACGTCGGCGGCAGCCTCATCGCGCACGGCGGTCACAACATCTTAGAGCCGGCGGCGCACGGCAAGGCGATCGTCGTCGGGCACAACATGTTCAACTTCAAGGATACGCATGTACTCTTCACGAAGAGGAATGCCTGCATCACGGTGCACGATGGAGAGGAGCTTTCCGCAGCTGTCTGCAGACTCTTCGAGGACGAAGGGGAAAGGCGGCGCATGGAGCGCGAGACGCTCGCCATCATCGGCGAGAACAAGGGCGCATCCCGAAAGACCGCCGTGATCTTGAGGAGCTTCTTGGAGGACTTCGAGCAGGGAGAGAATGCGGGCAAGGTGCGGACGACGGAGCGCGTCGAAAACTTTCGCACCTACGTCACCGACCTCATGCGTCGCCGCCATGCCGAGGGGCTGGTCCTGCGCAGCGTCATGGGGCTGCTCTACGCGTTCTCCGTCATCTACCGACAGCTTGTGAACTTGAAACTCTGGGGCTACAAGGCGGGGTTTTTCAAGCGCAAGCGGCTCTCCTGCTACGTCATCAGCCTCGGCAACATCACGGTCGGCGGCACGGGAAAAACGCCGACTGCACAGTACCTGGCGGCGGCGATTCGCGACATGGGATATCGTGTCGTCATCTTGAACCGCGGCTATCGTGCGAAGTGGCGCGGCGACGTCGGCATTGTCTCCGACGGGCAGAAGCTCTACATGGACGCGACCGAGGCGGGCGACGAAGCCTTCATGCTCGCCAAGCATCTGCCCGAAGTGCCCGTGCTCATCGGCGCCGAGCGATCGCTTACGGGACAGTACGCGATCGAGCACTTCGGCGCGGAGGTCGCGATCTTGGACGACGGCTACCAGCACTGGCAGCTTGCGCGCGACGTGGACATCCTTCTCATCGACGCGGTCAATGTCTTCGGCAACGGCTACATGCTGCCGCGCGGCACGCTCCGAGAGCCTGTCTCGCACATCGAGCGCGCCGACGTGTGCCTTCTGACGAAGGTCGATCAGGCGGTCGGCGTTTCGCGCGAGCACATCAAGAACACGATACGAAAGTACAACGAGAAGGCTCTGATCATGGAGAGCATCCATCAGCCGCGCCGCTTCGTTGACCTCAAGGACTGGCATCGCGACATCGCAGGCGAGGGCGTCGACATCAAGACGCTCGAAGGCAAACGCGTCATGGCGGTCTCCGCCATCGGCAATCCGATGTCGTTCGAGCAGACGCTCTTCGATATCGGTGCGAAGATCGTCGAGAGCCTGCGCTTCCCCGATCACCACGAGTACACGACGAAGGAACTGCAGGACGTCCTCGATCAGGCGATCTCCCTCGGGGCGGAAGCCATTGTCATCACGGAGAAGGACGCCGTGAAGATCCCGCTGACGATCATTGAGGCGAAGGTGCCGATCCCTGTATTCGTCATCTGCGTCGAGGTCACGTTCCAGGAAGGTGCGAAGGAGTTTCAGGATATGCTCGCTGCACATCTGCAGGAAAGGATCGCTGCCCTGCAAAAGGGAGGAGAAGAAACATGA
- the lpxB gene encoding lipid-A-disaccharide synthase — translation MKIMMSAGEASGDLHGARLAKEMLEMEPDVKLFGFGGAKMAEAGVRLVRDCRDYSIMGVWEVVLGLGRLLQLEKTLVESMREEKPDLLLIIDYPDFNWRLAAKAKALGVPVFSYIPPSAWAWRKGRAKKCAAIAKEIVTIFHHEIGPYVTAGANVSFLGNPLVDTVRADMEPEAARAFFGLKDGERAALLLPGSRRQEISFLLPDMLKAVRILKEKRPETRFFLPVAPGLERQEIERHIEKSGASVELTEEHVYDLMGVADFAIATSGTVVMEAALMDLPAVVCYRMGRLNYAIGRMLVKIDHFSLPNIILGEEAEPELLQDEVTPERIAEEAAKLYKGEPQRDSVMARLKVAVLQLGPPGASVRVAAHVLAAAAGRGNEREA, via the coding sequence ATGAAGATCATGATGTCGGCGGGCGAGGCGTCAGGCGATTTGCACGGCGCACGCCTCGCGAAAGAAATGCTGGAGATGGAGCCGGACGTGAAGCTTTTCGGCTTCGGCGGAGCCAAGATGGCGGAGGCAGGCGTGCGTCTCGTGCGTGACTGTCGCGACTACAGCATCATGGGCGTGTGGGAGGTTGTTCTAGGACTCGGTCGCCTATTGCAGTTGGAAAAGACGCTCGTCGAGTCCATGCGCGAGGAAAAGCCTGACCTCCTCCTCATCATCGACTATCCCGACTTCAACTGGCGGCTTGCGGCGAAGGCGAAGGCGCTCGGCGTCCCCGTCTTTTCCTACATCCCGCCGTCGGCATGGGCATGGCGCAAGGGGCGTGCGAAGAAGTGCGCGGCGATCGCCAAGGAGATCGTCACGATCTTCCATCACGAGATCGGCCCCTACGTCACGGCGGGCGCGAACGTCTCCTTCCTCGGCAACCCGCTCGTCGACACCGTACGCGCCGACATGGAGCCGGAGGCGGCGCGCGCCTTTTTTGGACTCAAGGACGGCGAGCGTGCCGCGCTGCTCCTGCCCGGCAGCCGTCGGCAGGAGATCTCGTTTCTTCTGCCCGACATGCTCAAGGCAGTGCGGATCTTGAAGGAGAAACGCCCTGAGACGCGCTTTTTTCTGCCCGTCGCGCCGGGACTGGAGCGCCAGGAGATCGAGCGCCATATCGAAAAGTCGGGCGCTTCCGTCGAGCTGACGGAGGAGCACGTCTACGACCTCATGGGTGTCGCCGACTTCGCCATAGCGACATCGGGTACGGTCGTCATGGAAGCGGCGCTGATGGATCTGCCCGCCGTCGTCTGCTACCGCATGGGCAGGCTCAACTACGCCATCGGCAGGATGCTCGTGAAGATTGACCATTTCAGCCTGCCGAACATCATCCTCGGAGAGGAGGCGGAGCCGGAGCTGCTGCAGGACGAGGTGACGCCGGAGCGCATCGCCGAGGAAGCTGCGAAGCTCTATAAGGGCGAGCCGCAGCGTGACTCCGTCATGGCGCGTCTCAAGGTCGCCGTGCTGCAGCTCGGGCCTCCGGGCGCTTCCGTGCGCGTCGCGGCGCATGTGCTTGCCGCGGCCGCAGGAAGGGGAAACGAGAGGGAAGCATGA